AAAATGATCTTCCATTTGTAGCAGAGGGCCACGCATCTCTTCAGATAACGCTCATCTGGATGTTGTTCCAGAGCCTCCTCTGCCAAATCAATGGCCTCATCGACAGATACGTAGTTTCTGTAAACCCTCAGCACCGCTTTCATCCCGCTGTAGCTGCCGAGAGGATTTCTCACAACCTTTCTGCCTAACTCGCGTGCCTCATCTTCAATCCTGTCTCCTTTCTTACCACATTGCTCAAGGTAGTGAACAGCGAGGTACAAGTTCTCTGGATCCTGTTCCTTGGCGAGTCTCATGTTCTCCAAGATGTCAGCCTTCAGCCCCGTGTTGCTGTGCTTTAAAGCACTCACTAACCCTAAGATGTGGCTGGTGTTCCACTCCACCATGTCCGGCTGCATCCTGATGGCTCTCTGGAAGTAATCTGCAGCCAGACGCTTTTTATCGGCGCCGAACTTCATCAGGGTCCAGGCTTTCTCAGCGTAGATCTCCGGATGGAGCTCGTCCTGGAATGGAGATGGGTATTTTTCCATCAGGGTGTCGACCTTTGTCAGGTGAGCCTGACTCTCTGCTTGGTCTCCCAGGTGGTGCTGCAGCCAAGCCATGTTCCCGTAGTGCACCACTAACCAGGGACCCTCATCTGAGTTCCTCATCTGGCGGAAGGCCTCTGCAGCCCTGCTGAACAAACTCTGGGCTTCTTCTGTGAACCCCAGCTGGTA
This genomic window from Micropterus dolomieu isolate WLL.071019.BEF.003 ecotype Adirondacks linkage group LG05, ASM2129224v1, whole genome shotgun sequence contains:
- the LOC123971610 gene encoding interferon-induced protein with tetratricopeptide repeats 1-like, producing MSAAQSPTTLASKLEALQCHFTWDLDPNRSKLLRLRDKLEDIGTEEGNSWLGHIYNLRGFIQYQLGFTEEAQSLFSRAAEAFRQMRNSDEGPWLVVHYGNMAWLQHHLGDQAESQAHLTKVDTLMEKYPSPFQDELHPEIYAEKAWTLMKFGADKKRLAADYFQRAIRMQPDMVEWNTSHILGLVSALKHSNTGLKADILENMRLAKEQDPENLYLAVHYLEQCGKKGDRIEDEARELGRKVVRNPLGSYSGMKAVLRVYRNYVSVDEAIDLAEEALEQHPDERYLKRCVALCYKWKIIFFRESHPKQSMIDRAISLHKEVISLYPHSSLVKKIDLANIYAKSHRDQAKAEEMYQELLDSDLEPADKQMLYNNYAKYLNFDRRDSNGSVKYHMKAAAIPQQSFFRENSIRVLEKLKDRRRNRMCREIELFLANLQEP